Proteins encoded together in one Rutidosis leptorrhynchoides isolate AG116_Rl617_1_P2 unplaced genomic scaffold, CSIRO_AGI_Rlap_v1 contig358, whole genome shotgun sequence window:
- the LOC139883131 gene encoding uncharacterized protein, with the protein MEKQEKITSDFFKRKLGRKIVQSEPRKEDAIKHKPSKRKGTRVSAAGLGSLKKLGKMVAVALEENMLYLSPPFQNHNISGQENRWVPPMSPYLFMLVMEIFSGILNARTSCREFKFYWRCKPAKLSHLFFANDVFLFSQANWPSVSMLKRSLDIFSSRSGLFPNKSKSEVFLSGSSPSLRRNILWAFGFQKGHLPVRYLGVLIISSRLGKANCIILERLQLIRSVLHSIQAYWASVFTLPVSVLEIIEQILRQFLWKGSSLTRGGAKVSWDDVCQPKVEGGLGIRKLRDCNRATINFLKRDNFWVAPKPTVCSWGWKKILQLRREFQPLFRWKVGNGVSISVWFDWWNPLGHLNLFLPESIIERFGLSRHASVAEFLSPAGQVARILLQEWHLALPILSSSPDQFYWHGNSSGIFAIGSVWEIIRTKK; encoded by the exons ATGGAAAAGCAAGAGAAGATAACATCTGACTTCTTTAAAAGAAAACTTGGCAGAAAGATTGTTCAGAGTGAACCAAGGAAAGAAGATGCGATTAAACATAAACCTAGTAAGAGAAAGGGGACTC GAGTTTCCGCTGCTGGATTAGGTTCTTTAAAAAAACTTGGGAAAATGGTAGCGGTTGCTTTGGAAGAGAATATGCTCTACCTAAGCCCGCCATTTCAAAACCACAACATCTCTGGACAAGAAAATAG ATGGGTCCCCCCTATGTCCCCTTACTTATTCATGTTGGTAATGGAAATCTTCTCTGGCATTTTGAATGCCCGCACTTCGTGTAGGGAGTTTAAGTTTTACTGGAGATGCAAACCGGCTAAGCTATCGCATTTGTTTTTCGCCAATGATGTATTCTTGTTTAGCCAGGCGAATTGGCCTTCGGTGTCGATGCTCAAGAGATCACTGGATATCTTTTCCTCCCGGAGTGGTTTGTTTCCTAATAAGAGCAAGAGTGAAGTCTTTCTTTCCGGCAGTTCCCCTTCTCTCAGGAGGAACATCCTATGGGCCTTCGGTTTCCAAAAGGGACATTTGCCGGTTCGATATCTAGGTGTGCTGATTATCTCTTCTAGGCTGGGTAAAGCGAACTGTATAATTTTG GAGCGTCTTCAGTTAATAAGGTCAGTCCTACATTCCATTCAAGCCTATTGGGCTAGTGTATTCACTTTACCTGTTTCGGTACTAGAAATAATAGAGCAGATTTTAAGACAATTTCTATGGAAAGGCTCATCTCTTACTCGGGGTGGGGCAAAAGTCTCATGGGACGATGTGTGTCAACCTAAAGTAGAAGGTGGTCTTGGTATTCGTAAACTTCGTGATTGCAACAGGGCGACAAT CAATTTCTTAAAAAGGGATAACTTTTGGGTTGCCCCCAAGCCTACAGTTTGCTCGTGGGGGTGGAAAAAGATCCTTCAACTGAGGAGGGAATTTCAGCCCCTTTTCAGGTGGAAAGTGGGGAATGGTGTTTCTATCTCCGTGTGGTTCGACTGGTGGAATCCTCTAGGCCATTTGAACCTATTCTTGCCGGAGTCCATTATTGAAAGATTTGGTCTCTCCAGACATGCTTCTGTTGCAGAATTTTTGTCACCTGCGGGTCAAGTTGCGAGGATTTTATTGCAGGAGTGGCACCTTGCTTTACCGATTCTCTCTTCTAGCCCCGATCAGTTTTATTGGCATGGTAACTCTTCTGGTATCTTTGCGATAGGCTCTGTATGGGAGATCATTCGTACTAAAAAGTAG